CGCCTAACGCACCATCTTATATAGCGGTGGGTTAGGCTAAAGCCATAACACACCCTACTGGGGTGGCTTGGCTAAATTTGTACATTAGCAAATTATCGTGGGATGGGCGTCTCGCCTATCCTAATTGGCAGGCAAGATGCCCACCCCACAAGAAAATTTATTGCAATATTTTAGTCATGCCATGCCACTATTTAAGATTTAATACTTAAGATTTATTAATAGACAACTTAGTTCCGCACCTTTTACAAAACCCAGCATCAGCATCATGAAAAGCCAAACCACAACCAGAACAAACTGTTTCTACCTGATTGGTATTTTTCACCAATCGCTTAATTAAATCACCAACTTGCCAAGGAACTAGTGCCACACCTGTCAAAATCATCAATACTGTGAGTAGGCGGCCTAATTCAGATATTGGCGTAATATCACCAAATCCCACAGTTGTCATGGTGACGACAGAGAAATAAAAAGCATCCAAAAAAGTACTGTAAACTTTAGCATTAACAGGATGCTCAACTTGATAAATTAAGCCAGAGTAAACAAAAATAATTGCAAATAAAGTAAATAATATCCTTGTAAAGATGACAGTATCTTCGCTAGTGATGCCGGCTAATAAAAATCTTTTATCTATAAACCTGATTAAGCGTAAAATCCGGAACCAGCGCAGTATGCGGATAAAGCTGATATCTACCAATCCTATGAAATAGGGTAACATTGCCATTAAGTCAACAATGGCATAAAAGCTAAAAATATACTTAAGTTTATTTTCTGCACTCCACAAGCGAATTACATACTCTACTGCAAAAATTATCAAAATAGTAGTATCGATGACATCCAACTGAAACCGGACAGCATCAGGAATATTATAAGTTTCAGCCACAAAAATTCCTGATGATAGTAAAACCAGTCCGGCAATAACTA
Above is a window of Nostoc sp. UHCC 0702 DNA encoding:
- a CDS encoding potassium channel family protein encodes the protein MLLSRKQTQIYLTDLETPVGKTINLVIAGLVLLSSGIFVAETYNIPDAVRFQLDVIDTTILIIFAVEYVIRLWSAENKLKYIFSFYAIVDLMAMLPYFIGLVDISFIRILRWFRILRLIRFIDKRFLLAGITSEDTVIFTRILFTLFAIIFVYSGLIYQVEHPVNAKVYSTFLDAFYFSVVTMTTVGFGDITPISELGRLLTVLMILTGVALVPWQVGDLIKRLVKNTNQVETVCSGCGLAFHDADAGFCKRCGTKLSINKS